CACCCCTCTAATGTGTGCATAGGATACAGCTTCTTTCATTGCTTCTCTATCAAAATTTGAAGCGTAGGCTCTCGCTCCAAAGTCCTGTCCACCTAAATAAATTGCATCGGCACCATTTTGAACAGCGGCTTTTAAAGCCTCTAGGTTTCCTGCTGGTGCTAATAATTCAATCTGTTGCATATTCGTCAACCTCTCTTGTATTCTTGTTACCTTTCATTCTTCCAGTATCTGTTGCTTACCCATAGAATGCATAAAAGTAGTGATCTTTCATATTATACCACTACTTTCAAGGAAAAAGATTAATTTAAATTTTTTTAAAATCGTTTTGGTTTATTATGATTGTTTTTGGACATAGAGTCTTCCAGCTCTTTCGTCGCTTGCACCAGCTTAATTTGATTGTCAAATAGTTTGTTTTGAAGATCGTTAATTAAAGCCTGCGCCTTTTCCAAATCTTCATCCTTTGCCTGCAATTGAGCTCTTAATAGAGTGACTTCTTCATCTTCCTCCATATTTGTTTCAATTTCTCGAATTTTATTTTCAAGATTGGAACATTCCTCATTTTTTTCGTTTAATTTTCCATGGAGAGCTTCAATATACGCCTCCATTTCCGCAACCTTTTCCTTTGGTCGCTCCATTTCTTGCTGTAGTTCCTCTACAAGTCTTTTCAACTTTAAATACTGATCAGAAATATTGATACAGGTTAGTACTGCAATCATCGAAGTGCTAAG
Above is a genomic segment from Alkaliphilus oremlandii OhILAs containing:
- the zapA gene encoding cell division protein ZapA; protein product: MVKINGQEYPIVGAEPKEYLLKVGSFVDDNMEAVARANKRLSTSMIAVLTCINISDQYLKLKRLVEELQQEMERPKEKVAEMEAYIEALHGKLNEKNEECSNLENKIREIETNMEEDEEVTLLRAQLQAKDEDLEKAQALINDLQNKLFDNQIKLVQATKELEDSMSKNNHNKPKRF